In Flavobacterium sp. N1736, the following are encoded in one genomic region:
- a CDS encoding epoxide hydrolase family protein, producing MKTIKLGKRSLTTIFAVGALIVTTATGFAQKKQTTDKNPEAIRPFEYHATQAQLDNLKQRIAATNWPEKETVQDASQGVQLETMKALAKYWANTYDWRKIEKKINAYPNFITNIDGLDIHFIQVKSKHKNALPLIITHGWPGSIIEQMKIIDPLTNPTAYGGKAEDAFDVIIPSMPGYGFSGKPTEKGWGPEHIAKAWDILMKRLGYTNYVAQGGDWGAIVVDQQGLQTPQGLMAIHTNMAGVIPEDINGLAFSGAPAPASLSAEEKITYDRVQTVYQKGIAYGFQLGLRPQTMYGIADSPVGLAAYFLDHDARSYALISRVFQGQTEGLTKDDILDNITLTWLTNTGISGARLYWEYWGKGYFTVKGVKIPVAVSTFPDELYPAPKSWAEKAYPALIYYNKAEKGGHFAAWEQPKIFTEEMRAAFKSLRK from the coding sequence ATGAAAACAATTAAACTAGGCAAACGCAGTCTTACCACGATCTTCGCAGTAGGAGCATTAATTGTGACAACCGCTACAGGTTTTGCACAAAAAAAACAAACAACAGACAAAAATCCGGAAGCAATTCGTCCATTCGAATACCATGCTACTCAGGCACAGCTGGATAACCTGAAACAGCGTATAGCTGCTACAAACTGGCCGGAGAAAGAAACCGTTCAGGACGCATCACAAGGTGTTCAGCTCGAAACAATGAAAGCACTCGCAAAATATTGGGCAAACACTTATGATTGGCGTAAGATTGAGAAAAAAATAAATGCTTATCCAAACTTTATCACAAACATTGACGGTCTTGATATTCATTTTATTCAGGTAAAATCAAAACACAAAAATGCACTGCCACTTATAATCACTCACGGATGGCCAGGATCAATCATTGAACAAATGAAAATTATTGACCCGCTTACCAACCCAACTGCTTATGGCGGAAAAGCAGAAGATGCTTTTGATGTTATAATTCCATCAATGCCAGGATACGGCTTTTCCGGAAAACCAACAGAAAAAGGATGGGGACCGGAACATATTGCAAAAGCCTGGGATATTTTAATGAAACGACTTGGTTATACCAATTATGTTGCACAAGGCGGAGATTGGGGAGCGATCGTAGTTGATCAGCAAGGTTTACAAACACCACAAGGGCTTATGGCTATCCATACCAATATGGCTGGCGTAATTCCTGAAGATATTAATGGTTTGGCATTTTCAGGCGCACCGGCACCGGCTAGTCTTTCTGCCGAAGAAAAAATTACTTACGACCGTGTACAAACCGTATATCAAAAAGGAATTGCATACGGATTTCAATTAGGGCTTCGTCCTCAGACTATGTACGGAATTGCTGACTCGCCTGTAGGTCTTGCAGCTTATTTTCTTGATCACGATGCACGCAGCTACGCCTTAATCTCACGTGTTTTTCAGGGACAAACAGAAGGTCTTACCAAAGATGATATTCTTGATAATATCACCCTTACATGGTTAACTAATACAGGAATTTCTGGAGCACGTCTTTATTGGGAATATTGGGGAAAAGGCTATTTTACTGTTAAAGGTGTAAAAATACCGGTTGCCGTAAGTACTTTCCCGGACGAATTATATCCGGCACCAAAATCATGGGCAGAGAAAGCATATCCGGCACTTATTTATTACAATAAAGCCGAAAAAGGAGGTCACTTTGCCGCTTGGGAACAGCCAAAAATTTTCACTGAAGAAATGAGAGCAGCCTTTAAATCACTGCGCAAATAA
- a CDS encoding response regulator: MNKTGPIIIIEDDLDDQELLNDVFLSLNYSNEIVFFSDGEQALQYLTDTLIEPFIIFSDINMPRLSGMELRNKIHENEDLRIKSIPYLFFSTSAEQSYIIDAYSKSIQGFFVKPSDYEEIKSTIHVIVEYWLKCVSPNYVK, translated from the coding sequence ATGAACAAAACCGGCCCAATAATTATAATAGAAGACGACCTGGATGATCAGGAACTTTTAAATGATGTGTTTTTATCACTGAATTATTCTAATGAAATAGTCTTTTTTTCAGATGGAGAACAAGCGCTGCAATATCTGACAGATACTCTTATTGAGCCTTTTATAATATTCTCTGATATAAATATGCCACGCCTTAGCGGCATGGAATTGAGAAATAAAATCCATGAAAATGAAGATCTTAGAATTAAATCAATTCCATATTTATTTTTCTCAACAAGTGCAGAACAATCTTATATAATTGATGCTTATTCAAAATCTATTCAGGGATTTTTTGTAAAACCATCTGATTATGAAGAAATTAAATCTACTATACATGTAATAGTCGAATATTGGTTAAAGTGCGTATCTCCAAACTACGTGAAATAA
- a CDS encoding PAS domain-containing sensor histidine kinase — MHRNPRLLQNIIDTIPIPVGVYVGNNLKIELANAAMIKAWGKGDDVIGKTYLEIVPEIEKQQILDQALTVLKTGIAYHAKARKVDLVIEEIMTEHYFNYCFIPLFDDDGNVYGVLNTGTDITDLQLAKEEVQNANERLNMAIDNSDIGSYEIDLATKKIKTSGNFNTICSIASEVTNEGLIAKLHPDDMPAREKAHLEAETSGKICYEARIINDDQVARWTRISGKIINDKDGNPKTIIGIIQDIHEQREFEEELKKQVASRTDDLTRSNNDLMHFASVVSHDLREPLRKVKIFNSLLRNDIESHVDEKSKKYLNKVSQSAQRMENIIEGILSYSTLDKTSQHTEIIDLNEVIENIKIDLELIIKEKNAILVTCDLPEIEGAPILISQLFYNLIQNALKFSKANQPPRVIITSALTKVDGYDWVQITIKDNGIGLDAEFAEKIFTAFERLHSKDEYEGNGLGLALCRKIAKRHNGKITAKGEKDNGAEFTVTLPLKQAVDTI; from the coding sequence ATGCACCGAAATCCAAGGCTTTTACAAAACATAATTGACACAATTCCCATACCTGTTGGGGTCTATGTAGGAAATAATCTTAAAATTGAATTAGCCAACGCTGCCATGATCAAAGCCTGGGGAAAGGGAGATGATGTAATTGGAAAAACTTATCTTGAGATTGTTCCTGAAATTGAAAAACAGCAAATTTTAGATCAGGCATTAACTGTGCTTAAAACCGGAATTGCCTATCATGCCAAAGCCAGAAAAGTAGATTTGGTAATAGAAGAAATCATGACAGAACATTATTTTAATTATTGCTTTATCCCTCTTTTTGATGACGATGGAAATGTATATGGCGTACTTAATACCGGCACAGATATAACCGATCTGCAATTGGCAAAAGAAGAAGTACAAAACGCGAACGAAAGACTAAACATGGCTATCGATAATTCTGATATAGGCAGTTATGAAATAGACCTTGCGACAAAAAAGATCAAAACTTCGGGAAATTTCAATACAATCTGCTCGATTGCGAGCGAAGTAACCAATGAAGGTTTAATTGCAAAACTTCATCCTGATGATATGCCTGCACGTGAAAAAGCACACCTTGAAGCCGAAACAAGCGGAAAAATATGTTATGAGGCACGAATTATAAATGATGACCAGGTAGCGCGATGGACCAGAATTAGCGGCAAGATTATCAATGATAAAGATGGAAATCCAAAAACTATAATAGGAATTATTCAGGATATTCATGAACAGAGAGAATTTGAAGAAGAATTAAAAAAACAAGTTGCCAGCCGTACAGACGATTTAACACGCTCTAACAATGATCTTATGCATTTTGCCAGTGTCGTAAGTCATGACCTTAGAGAACCATTACGAAAAGTGAAAATTTTTAATAGCCTTTTAAGAAATGATATAGAAAGTCATGTAGACGAAAAATCTAAAAAATACCTTAACAAAGTCAGTCAGTCCGCTCAAAGAATGGAAAATATTATAGAAGGAATTTTGAGTTATTCGACATTAGATAAAACGTCTCAGCATACAGAAATCATAGATCTCAATGAAGTTATCGAAAATATAAAAATAGATCTGGAACTGATCATAAAAGAAAAAAATGCCATTTTAGTTACCTGTGATCTTCCGGAAATAGAAGGCGCACCAATTTTAATCAGCCAGCTTTTCTATAACCTCATACAAAACGCCCTTAAATTCTCAAAAGCAAACCAGCCGCCAAGAGTTATTATAACCAGCGCTCTTACAAAAGTTGATGGTTACGATTGGGTGCAAATTACCATCAAGGATAATGGTATTGGACTCGATGCCGAATTTGCCGAAAAAATATTCACTGCCTTTGAAAGGCTCCATTCTAAAGATGAATACGAAGGCAATGGACTTGGGCTTGCGCTATGCCGAAAAATAGCAAAAAGACATAATGGAAAAATCACGGCAAAAGGAGAAAAAGACAATGGGGCAGAATTTACAGTTACGCTTCCTTTAAAACAAGCAGTAGATACTATATAA
- a CDS encoding S8 family serine peptidase has product MKKQITFLFFMITTISFSQSAEKWNQYIQKENERKFEKYYLTSLENAHRNKYKVVKKLDSTFCIVENASVKFNKSSQQNISVNDLWKLPSNFSNHTEDKPYIIATDSLKILLTDLKSISISYIKILDNHLVMIKTDSKKIIEIIALSSVTSVSQESMQPKGESKITDQNFSINAINKANANFPLLTGENQVISIKDDFFDVNDIDLLNKHIPSQKESAIVSTHATAMATIVSGLGNSSALGKGVVPKAKIQSSDFLSIYPDETATLQGAVTQNHSYGTEIENFYGSLANAYDAQLFSNPDLTHCFSSGNSGLLGYKTITGNFKQSKNSIAVGCIDQNEVIMPFSSKGPAYDGRIKPELVAFSTQGTSNSTALATGIITLMKQHYKTINNSLLNNALTKAILINSAKDLGNTGPDFTYGYGNINANKCLKTISENRFISGNVTSGQTNSHNIILPVNAKKVKITLVWNDLPAAINSNISLVNDLDLEVISTDNTTFLPWILNPDAPEQQAVRGKDKINTIEQVTVENPASGSYTINIIGSYVSNASQEYSIVYEYELQNQFEWNYPVSNDNFPYDGKTISPFKWNATFSDTSGQLSISYNNGQTWEIIANNINLDNEQFTYTPSEQKFSKAKLKMTIDNTDYISDSFTISYDLNINTSLVCDGTTEINWDKPADVASFNIYQLSGDHLEFKEQTTNATYVYTDGKIYTVIPVFDNSEGIKSESTLQYAQNSNCYFELAFAEVYEENKIKIDASLFSLYNIKTIELVKIIDTNESVISTINEIDSKTFSFLDTSPIKGSNRYKINIILENNNVVSSSILDTHYLGDVLYFVHPTLLGKNEELNIETQKEQSATFYLYNINGQNTITSPLLSKTNNINLKNTSSGIYIYKIITSSGEIQTGKIAVF; this is encoded by the coding sequence ATGAAGAAACAAATTACTTTTCTCTTTTTTATGATAACCACAATCAGTTTCTCACAAAGCGCTGAAAAATGGAACCAATACATACAAAAAGAAAACGAAAGAAAATTTGAGAAATACTATCTTACCTCTTTAGAAAACGCACATCGCAACAAATATAAAGTTGTAAAAAAACTGGACAGTACTTTTTGTATTGTCGAAAATGCAAGCGTAAAATTTAATAAATCTTCGCAACAAAATATTTCCGTTAATGATTTATGGAAATTACCATCTAATTTTTCAAATCATACCGAAGACAAACCGTATATAATCGCAACTGACAGCCTCAAAATACTACTTACTGACTTAAAATCAATCAGCATTTCTTATATTAAAATACTGGATAATCATCTTGTAATGATAAAAACTGACTCCAAAAAAATTATTGAAATTATAGCTTTGAGCAGTGTAACTTCTGTTTCGCAGGAATCGATGCAGCCAAAAGGTGAATCTAAAATAACAGATCAAAATTTTAGCATCAATGCTATCAATAAAGCCAATGCTAATTTTCCACTTTTAACAGGCGAAAACCAAGTTATATCGATCAAAGATGATTTTTTTGATGTCAATGATATTGATTTATTAAATAAACACATTCCTTCTCAAAAAGAATCGGCAATTGTTTCAACCCACGCAACCGCTATGGCGACAATCGTTTCCGGATTAGGAAATAGTTCTGCATTAGGAAAAGGAGTTGTTCCAAAAGCTAAAATACAATCGTCGGATTTTTTGAGTATTTATCCTGATGAAACAGCAACTTTACAAGGTGCCGTTACTCAAAATCATTCTTACGGCACAGAGATTGAGAATTTTTACGGTTCGCTCGCCAATGCTTATGACGCTCAATTATTCTCAAATCCTGATTTAACACACTGTTTTTCCTCAGGCAATAGTGGACTTTTAGGTTATAAAACTATTACCGGAAATTTCAAGCAATCTAAAAATAGTATCGCAGTGGGCTGTATTGACCAAAACGAAGTAATTATGCCTTTTTCGTCAAAAGGTCCGGCTTACGACGGACGAATAAAACCGGAGTTGGTAGCTTTTAGCACGCAAGGAACATCAAATTCTACAGCATTAGCCACAGGAATTATTACACTCATGAAACAACATTATAAAACCATAAACAATAGTTTATTAAATAATGCGCTGACAAAAGCAATTTTAATTAATAGTGCCAAAGATTTGGGTAATACAGGTCCTGATTTTACCTATGGTTATGGAAATATCAATGCCAATAAATGCCTGAAAACGATCAGCGAAAACAGATTTATATCCGGTAATGTGACATCTGGTCAGACAAATTCGCACAACATTATACTTCCTGTAAATGCAAAAAAGGTAAAAATTACATTAGTCTGGAACGATTTGCCCGCTGCAATCAACAGTAATATAAGTTTGGTAAACGATTTAGATCTGGAAGTTATTTCAACTGACAACACCACTTTTTTACCCTGGATTCTTAATCCTGATGCGCCTGAGCAGCAAGCTGTAAGAGGAAAAGATAAAATTAATACTATAGAGCAGGTTACTGTCGAAAATCCGGCATCAGGATCTTATACGATCAATATTATAGGTTCATACGTTTCAAATGCGTCTCAGGAATACAGCATTGTTTACGAATATGAATTGCAAAATCAATTTGAATGGAATTATCCTGTTAGCAATGATAATTTCCCTTATGATGGTAAAACTATTTCTCCTTTTAAATGGAATGCTACATTTTCCGACACTTCCGGACAATTGTCTATTAGTTACAATAATGGGCAAACCTGGGAAATTATCGCAAATAATATAAATCTCGATAATGAACAATTTACATATACGCCTTCAGAACAAAAATTTTCGAAAGCAAAATTAAAAATGACGATTGATAATACTGATTATATCTCTGACAGTTTTACGATTTCGTACGATTTAAATATCAATACAAGTTTAGTTTGTGATGGCACAACAGAAATTAATTGGGACAAACCTGCCGATGTTGCTTCATTTAATATTTATCAACTTTCAGGAGATCATTTAGAATTTAAAGAACAAACAACAAACGCTACTTATGTTTACACTGATGGAAAAATTTATACCGTAATTCCTGTATTTGACAATAGCGAAGGAATAAAAAGTGAATCGACATTACAATATGCCCAAAACTCAAATTGTTATTTTGAGCTTGCTTTCGCAGAAGTGTATGAAGAAAATAAAATAAAGATTGATGCCAGCCTTTTTAGCTTATACAACATCAAAACAATTGAGTTGGTAAAAATAATTGATACTAATGAAAGTGTTATTAGCACCATAAATGAGATCGATTCAAAAACATTCTCTTTTTTAGATACTTCCCCAATAAAAGGCAGCAATAGATATAAAATAAATATAATTTTAGAAAACAATAATGTAGTCAGTTCCTCCATTCTTGACACACATTACTTGGGCGATGTTTTGTATTTTGTGCACCCAACATTATTAGGTAAAAATGAAGAATTAAATATTGAAACGCAAAAAGAGCAAAGTGCTACTTTCTATTTGTACAATATTAACGGGCAAAATACGATTACTTCTCCGTTACTTTCTAAAACCAATAACATCAATTTAAAAAATACTTCCTCAGGAATTTATATCTATAAGATAATTACCAGCTCAGGCGAAATTCAAACAGGAAAAATTGCCGTTTTTTAA
- a CDS encoding zinc-dependent metalloprotease, producing MKKIKSILALSFIALTLFSCNKDEAVQTSQESLKVTPEVLNKLRSLSLNTNDVQVIKNTNLDGTTEDAFLIEGDIIVTQDQLNKMDLHGGITTEQYRTTNLVSAPRTIKVVGLSGTGTTALSTNMRAGLQAAINRYNNLGLSINFTLTFSSSTSGANIVVRRQTGSAGGVAGFPSGGAPYNSVTLYSGLDTYSTGVNAHVSAHEIGHCIGLRHTDWFSRQSCGQNSNEGTAGVGAILIPGTPSGYDSTSYMRACFSSSETGAFNANDVTALNYLY from the coding sequence ATGAAAAAAATTAAATCAATCTTAGCCTTGTCATTTATAGCGCTAACGCTTTTTTCTTGTAACAAAGATGAGGCAGTACAAACAAGTCAGGAATCTCTTAAAGTAACACCAGAGGTGTTAAATAAACTTAGATCACTTTCATTAAATACTAATGATGTTCAGGTGATTAAGAATACTAATTTAGATGGTACGACAGAGGATGCGTTCCTGATAGAAGGTGATATTATCGTGACTCAGGATCAATTAAACAAAATGGATCTTCACGGTGGTATTACTACAGAACAATATCGTACTACTAATTTAGTATCTGCTCCAAGAACAATTAAAGTTGTTGGATTATCAGGAACTGGTACAACTGCTCTAAGTACAAATATGCGTGCAGGATTGCAGGCGGCAATTAATAGATATAACAATTTAGGATTGTCTATTAATTTTACACTAACTTTTAGTTCCAGTACTTCTGGCGCAAATATTGTTGTCCGGAGACAAACCGGATCTGCGGGTGGAGTAGCAGGTTTTCCTTCTGGAGGGGCGCCTTATAATTCAGTTACTTTATACTCAGGATTAGATACTTATTCAACAGGTGTAAATGCGCACGTATCTGCACACGAAATAGGTCACTGTATTGGTTTACGCCATACAGACTGGTTTAGCCGTCAAAGCTGTGGACAAAATTCAAATGAAGGAACTGCTGGCGTAGGAGCAATCCTAATTCCGGGAACACCTTCAGGATATGACTCAACTTCGTACATGAGAGCATGTTTCAGTTCAAGCGAAACAGGAGCTTTTAATGCTAACGATGTTACAGCACTGAATTATTTATATTAG
- a CDS encoding delta-60 repeat domain-containing protein: protein MKKITIVFILIASIAQAQTFTVDNTFNPSDLGVYSQNIGKWGIILDNGKILTSKDDTEGVYRLNSDGSTDNSFTKTPGPLSSAKLFFANKTNGNYILPINVDAPSSSTILKSYNSNGSLNATFIPPVFIYNSGYARLNKIYFLSDGKILVFGAFNTVNGISSSNIVRLNTNGSVDTTFNIGTGFSSETTAFALQPDGKYIVGGNYSSYNGVSKEKMARLNPDGSLDISFNIKTVYSASGNITGFVNSGPINDIAVQPDKKILIAGGSLYLNGNVSRKSIVRFNADGTTDPTFLLTYNTDYYPVKMIYDTDGSIYFRVEGKIKKCDNTGKISTTFIDQNINGDVDGDINLQNNKMIVAGNYKNASGITRSGYHRLNANGGIDVTFNPSYGPNVLYHSSANDDLTLDILPDSKILFYDNSSYLFTTYNDKPVKSIIRLTENGELDNSFTIDPLLNSSMIYKNSLETKKNFDGKIYLRLKSNLKGNYIVRLNADGSMDKNFNFTANTFGFKVKEDRKIISFGDSDVYKDGTKYKVVQFNADGTVDPTFISPSFIKTPSDLKILDDNKIAISFAFPNNTGSYNIGKIVILNTDGSINYEFETPFPISKLKILKGGKALLTSNENYLFKYDITNGTMDSNFKPFLLPLGNYIFLSNDRIVYNSGQTDKNNFNGSIFNVIDYNGVKTGSFTIPSTGKAYAAQSCENILIWGLFNTINETNKNNICRVSVLGLITVPAPTGQQNQPFSTGKTLADLAVNGQNIIWYSSQNACVNSGITSKITVALPDTLTGNTLLIDGATYYASQTINGIESNYRLPITVNTSTLGVDEVALNTIKIYPNPIKDKITVSNTANIEKIELYNLIGQKIFENSFLSNEINIDLTNYKTGVYLLKIFSEGKVYVNKVIKE, encoded by the coding sequence ATGAAAAAAATTACCATTGTCTTTATTTTGATTGCCTCAATTGCCCAAGCACAAACATTTACTGTTGATAATACTTTTAACCCTTCTGATTTAGGAGTTTATAGTCAGAATATTGGAAAGTGGGGTATCATTTTAGATAATGGAAAAATACTTACTTCAAAAGATGATACCGAAGGTGTTTACAGGCTAAACAGCGATGGCAGTACAGACAACTCTTTTACTAAAACTCCGGGACCGTTGTCGAGTGCCAAACTATTTTTTGCCAATAAAACAAACGGAAATTATATTCTACCAATAAATGTTGATGCTCCTTCCAGCAGCACCATTTTAAAAAGTTATAATTCAAATGGCAGTTTAAACGCCACATTTATTCCTCCGGTGTTTATATATAATAGTGGTTATGCCAGATTAAACAAAATTTACTTTTTAAGTGACGGAAAAATTTTGGTCTTTGGTGCCTTTAATACTGTCAACGGTATATCATCTTCAAATATCGTCAGGCTTAATACAAATGGTTCAGTAGACACTACTTTTAATATCGGTACAGGGTTTTCTTCAGAAACAACTGCTTTTGCCTTACAACCTGATGGCAAATATATTGTTGGCGGAAATTACTCTTCTTACAATGGCGTTTCAAAAGAAAAAATGGCACGATTAAATCCTGATGGTTCGTTAGACATAAGTTTTAATATCAAAACCGTTTATAGCGCTTCGGGCAACATAACAGGTTTTGTAAACTCCGGTCCTATTAACGATATTGCGGTACAGCCTGATAAAAAAATATTAATAGCAGGTGGGAGTTTGTATCTAAATGGAAATGTAAGCAGAAAATCTATTGTAAGGTTCAATGCTGACGGAACTACAGATCCTACTTTTCTATTGACTTACAACACTGATTATTACCCTGTTAAAATGATATATGATACCGATGGAAGTATTTATTTTCGTGTTGAAGGAAAGATCAAAAAATGTGACAATACCGGTAAAATCAGTACAACGTTTATTGATCAAAATATAAATGGTGATGTAGATGGCGACATAAACCTGCAAAATAATAAAATGATTGTTGCAGGAAATTACAAAAATGCTTCAGGAATAACAAGGTCCGGTTACCACAGGTTAAATGCGAATGGTGGCATAGATGTAACTTTTAATCCAAGTTACGGTCCTAATGTTTTATATCACAGCTCTGCAAATGATGATCTTACTTTAGATATTTTACCCGATAGTAAAATCTTGTTCTATGATAACAGTTCTTATCTTTTTACAACATACAACGACAAACCTGTTAAAAGTATTATCAGATTAACCGAAAACGGAGAGCTCGATAACAGCTTTACAATTGATCCGTTACTTAATAGTTCGATGATTTATAAAAATTCATTAGAAACAAAAAAGAATTTTGACGGGAAGATATATTTAAGACTAAAAAGCAATTTAAAAGGAAATTATATCGTACGATTAAATGCTGACGGCTCAATGGATAAAAATTTTAATTTTACAGCCAACACTTTTGGTTTTAAGGTTAAAGAGGATCGCAAAATTATTAGTTTTGGTGACTCTGATGTTTATAAAGACGGAACTAAATATAAAGTAGTTCAGTTTAATGCTGATGGCACTGTTGATCCTACTTTTATATCTCCCTCTTTTATTAAAACTCCATCAGATCTCAAAATACTGGATGATAATAAAATAGCGATCAGTTTTGCATTTCCAAATAATACGGGCAGTTATAATATCGGCAAAATAGTTATATTAAATACAGATGGTTCTATTAATTACGAATTTGAGACACCATTTCCTATATCAAAATTAAAAATCTTAAAAGGCGGAAAAGCATTATTGACCTCCAATGAAAATTATTTATTTAAATATGATATTACGAATGGTACAATGGACTCCAATTTCAAACCATTTCTTTTGCCATTAGGTAATTATATATTTCTTTCAAATGACAGAATAGTTTATAATAGCGGGCAAACTGATAAAAATAACTTCAACGGATCAATTTTTAACGTTATTGATTACAACGGCGTTAAAACAGGCAGTTTTACAATTCCGTCAACAGGCAAAGCTTATGCCGCGCAAAGCTGTGAAAATATTTTGATTTGGGGATTGTTTAACACGATTAACGAAACCAATAAAAATAATATCTGCAGAGTATCCGTTCTGGGATTAATAACCGTTCCTGCGCCAACAGGGCAACAAAATCAGCCATTTTCTACGGGCAAAACTCTGGCTGATTTAGCAGTAAATGGTCAAAACATTATATGGTACAGTTCTCAAAATGCATGTGTAAATAGCGGTATTACCAGTAAAATTACCGTTGCTTTACCAGACACTTTAACGGGCAATACTTTACTAATTGACGGAGCAACCTATTATGCATCACAAACCATTAATGGCATAGAAAGCAATTACAGATTACCAATAACCGTTAACACGTCTACTTTAGGCGTAGATGAAGTAGCATTGAATACAATAAAAATATATCCAAATCCGATAAAAGATAAAATAACGGTATCAAACACAGCAAACATCGAAAAAATTGAATTATATAATTTAATCGGACAAAAGATTTTTGAAAATAGTTTTCTGTCAAATGAAATCAATATCGATTTAACCAATTATAAAACAGGCGTTTATTTATTAAAAATATTTTCTGAAGGAAAAGTGTATGTCAACAAAGTAATTAAGGAATAA
- a CDS encoding polysaccharide lyase, whose product MKKFLKLTSLLFIAALVFNSCEKEQDLNEPQAVNKEALENADKDVPQNTNKATAAAAALGSAGARTITLQTNTLSCPGGLCTSYGVWSEGVYTVWFQMKFNSGFYWSRGGKCGYGILIGDQNTGGDPGWDGNGGSARFMWYCPNGSNSAKGSGAYLQPYVYYRDQPGQFGNDFGKKYYIQEGVTYNCQISVKLNTGSSTNGYVKYYVNGTELLNQTIRWVTNDAKRNVNAVSLHTFRGGSQEYWKAPVTSSIYYPSASWDAK is encoded by the coding sequence ATGAAAAAATTCCTAAAATTAACAAGCTTGCTATTTATTGCAGCTTTAGTGTTTAATTCCTGCGAAAAGGAACAAGATTTAAACGAGCCACAAGCCGTTAACAAAGAAGCGTTAGAAAACGCAGACAAAGACGTGCCGCAAAACACGAACAAAGCCACCGCAGCAGCTGCCGCGTTAGGCAGTGCCGGAGCCAGAACCATCACATTGCAAACAAATACACTATCATGCCCCGGTGGTTTGTGTACATCGTATGGTGTTTGGTCTGAGGGTGTTTACACGGTTTGGTTTCAGATGAAATTTAATTCAGGATTTTACTGGAGCAGAGGCGGTAAATGCGGCTACGGTATATTAATTGGAGATCAAAATACTGGTGGCGATCCGGGATGGGATGGTAACGGCGGAAGTGCCAGATTTATGTGGTATTGCCCAAATGGATCAAACTCTGCCAAAGGAAGCGGCGCTTATCTGCAGCCTTACGTTTATTATAGAGATCAGCCGGGACAATTTGGTAATGATTTTGGAAAAAAATATTACATACAAGAAGGCGTGACATACAACTGTCAAATATCTGTTAAGTTAAATACCGGATCAAGCACAAACGGTTATGTAAAATATTATGTAAACGGAACCGAGTTATTAAATCAAACAATTCGCTGGGTGACAAACGATGCTAAACGAAATGTAAATGCTGTAAGTCTTCATACCTTCCGTGGTGGCAGTCAGGAATATTGGAAAGCTCCGGTAACAAGTTCTATTTATTATCCTAGTGCATCCTGGGATGCAAAATAG
- a CDS encoding nuclear transport factor 2 family protein: METQIIELEKKYWQGMENHDYEAVKNLTHFPCIVAGKNGVQSVDEANFKKMFESGGGDKIKVLNFSDIETQLLAENSAVIAYTIELGIIDDKQKAPVKCACTSTWIKENNNWICALHTETELAKQ; the protein is encoded by the coding sequence ATGGAAACGCAAATTATTGAACTGGAAAAAAAATATTGGCAGGGAATGGAAAATCATGATTATGAAGCGGTAAAAAATCTCACCCATTTTCCTTGTATCGTTGCCGGAAAAAACGGTGTACAAAGTGTAGATGAAGCCAATTTTAAAAAGATGTTTGAATCCGGAGGTGGCGATAAAATAAAAGTTTTGAATTTTTCTGATATTGAAACGCAATTACTTGCCGAAAATTCTGCCGTAATAGCATACACGATAGAATTAGGAATAATAGACGATAAACAAAAAGCTCCTGTGAAATGCGCCTGCACTTCTACATGGATAAAAGAAAACAACAATTGGATTTGTGCACTGCATACCGAAACTGAATTGGCTAAGCAATAG